One window of Moorella glycerini genomic DNA carries:
- a CDS encoding thermonuclease family protein, producing MSGCSGNPGKVKTVPAVVTSIADGDTIHVKLDGREEKVRLIGINCPEIAHPDLNIKEQPYGQEAATYTKERLLGKKVWLEFDAGQRDKYGRLLAYAWLEQPVSGSAQEVRSKMFNAELLLKGYAQVMTVPPNVKYAGLFVELQREAKEAGRGLWGRAR from the coding sequence TTGTCAGGTTGTAGTGGTAACCCTGGAAAAGTTAAGACTGTCCCTGCCGTGGTTACTTCTATAGCCGATGGCGACACCATCCATGTAAAGCTTGACGGCCGGGAGGAGAAGGTAAGGCTTATTGGCATCAACTGCCCCGAGATAGCCCACCCTGATCTAAACATCAAGGAACAGCCTTACGGCCAGGAAGCTGCGACCTATACGAAGGAAAGGCTTTTAGGGAAAAAGGTCTGGCTGGAGTTTGATGCCGGGCAAAGGGACAAATATGGGCGGTTGCTGGCCTATGCCTGGCTGGAGCAGCCGGTTTCCGGTTCCGCCCAGGAAGTCCGGTCTAAAATGTTCAATGCCGAACTGCTCCTTAAGGGTTATGCCCAGGTGATGACCGTCCCGCCCAACGTGAAATATGCCGGTCTTTTTGTGGAGTTGCAGCGGGAAGCGAAGGAAGCAGGCAGGGGTTTGTGGGGACGGGCGCGGTAG
- a CDS encoding helix-turn-helix transcriptional regulator codes for MKNMRVELFKARKAKGLTQEKVALAVGIDRTVYTRIERGVRIPTVDVAIKIASLLGKQVEEIFLLENVHETHNFIGTLIPSGTEGK; via the coding sequence ATGAAAAATATGAGAGTGGAGCTTTTTAAAGCCAGAAAGGCAAAAGGATTAACCCAAGAAAAAGTAGCCCTCGCAGTTGGAATAGACCGAACAGTATATACGCGTATTGAACGGGGGGTTCGAATACCCACTGTAGATGTGGCCATAAAAATAGCGTCTTTGCTAGGGAAACAGGTAGAGGAAATTTTTTTGCTAGAAAATGTGCATGAGACACACAATTTTATCGGTACCCTAATCCCTTCTGGTACAGAAGGGAAATAA
- a CDS encoding ImmA/IrrE family metallo-endopeptidase translates to MGKKRPKKVRKAQAIAAARFFRQQLKLADENGIDARWVIKQVAVLKVFSSSQDPDFIHEEGFTLSLGNGKYEVYVNRDLPEGRDNWTYGHETAHIVLKHHEEFDVDNLLPYEHWILNREANIFTSEYLMPEDKFRKAVRLPLTVNELARLKNIFKVSWQAVINRLDELHIYPKANIEQLFCERRIATKEVEMAIATVAVAEEKGQVNTMQKDVLRINLDENMRFTICPRCGNTDFSEGASYCKMCGLYLYNDCIECHAHNVADARYCEYCGNETTLFKAGILKPCDDATLYIMLEELLSREVVTEFDQEGNLLAIRIKTEEDDLQIKEEDLPF, encoded by the coding sequence ATGGGTAAAAAAAGACCAAAAAAGGTTAGGAAGGCGCAAGCGATTGCAGCCGCCAGATTTTTTCGGCAGCAACTGAAGTTAGCGGACGAGAATGGCATTGACGCCAGGTGGGTTATAAAGCAGGTCGCAGTGTTAAAGGTTTTTAGCTCTTCCCAAGACCCTGATTTTATTCACGAGGAAGGATTTACCCTCTCCTTGGGAAATGGAAAGTACGAGGTATATGTCAATCGCGATCTCCCTGAAGGCCGCGACAATTGGACTTATGGCCATGAGACGGCACATATTGTACTAAAGCATCATGAAGAATTCGATGTTGACAATCTGCTGCCTTATGAACACTGGATATTAAACCGGGAGGCCAATATATTTACCTCGGAATATTTGATGCCTGAAGATAAATTTCGTAAGGCGGTAAGATTACCATTAACTGTTAACGAATTAGCCCGGTTAAAGAATATCTTTAAAGTATCGTGGCAAGCGGTAATAAACCGGCTAGATGAGCTACATATCTATCCCAAGGCCAACATTGAGCAATTATTTTGTGAACGGCGAATTGCCACCAAAGAAGTTGAGATGGCCATAGCTACGGTAGCGGTGGCCGAAGAGAAAGGGCAGGTTAATACCATGCAAAAAGATGTATTGAGAATTAACCTTGACGAAAATATGCGATTCACTATTTGCCCCAGATGCGGCAATACGGATTTCTCGGAAGGTGCATCTTACTGTAAAATGTGCGGGTTATACCTATATAATGATTGTATCGAGTGCCATGCCCACAATGTCGCCGATGCCCGCTACTGCGAATACTGTGGAAACGAAACAACACTTTTTAAGGCAGGCATCCTAAAGCCTTGCGATGATGCTACTTTATACATAATGCTGGAGGAACTTCTTTCGCGGGAAGTAGTCACGGAGTTTGATCAGGAGGGCAATTTACTAGCAATAAGAATAAAAACTGAAGAGGATGATTTACAGATTAAGGAAGAAGACTTGCCGTTTTAA
- a CDS encoding helix-turn-helix domain-containing protein, producing the protein MSTLGDKIKQLRKKKDLTQDELASILHVNRATLANWEINRAVPDPATLQRLADFFNVSVDYLLGRTDDPNPGQHRSTIEDDWPEVTNVLRRCGRKPTPEERRRIARIIKAAIEDTDDI; encoded by the coding sequence ATGAGCACATTAGGCGATAAGATTAAACAATTAAGAAAGAAAAAGGATTTAACCCAAGATGAATTGGCTTCTATCCTCCATGTAAATAGGGCCACCTTAGCTAACTGGGAAATTAATAGGGCTGTTCCTGATCCTGCCACCCTTCAACGCCTCGCCGACTTTTTCAACGTCAGCGTGGATTACCTCTTAGGTAGGACAGATGACCCTAACCCCGGCCAGCACCGCTCTACTATAGAAGATGACTGGCCTGAAGTTACAAACGTGCTGCGACGCTGCGGGAGGAAACCAACACCAGAAGAACGTCGGCGTATTGCTAGAATCATTAAGGCAGCAATAGAGGATACGGATGATATTTGA